The Canis lupus familiaris isolate Mischka breed German Shepherd chromosome 1, alternate assembly UU_Cfam_GSD_1.0, whole genome shotgun sequence DNA window TGGGCAGGAGCGGGAATAAAATTTGGTGTAAAAAAAGGCTTCACTGAGAGCTTGCAAACTGGCGGCCTGAGTGTTCCAGTTAATCAGCAGCATTTTAAAGACTGTTctaaaaattagtttttctgCGTGTTCTTCTCTCCATGCCCCCATCCGTCGGGCAACACTTACCCCACGCAATGCTGCCCCTGCCCCGCAAGCAACGGCatcccctggcccctggccttcTAGCTGAGCCCCAGCAGGGTGGGGGtgacccccctgcccccgccacccctgctccctcctggTAGGCCTACAGTGGGGCGGGGGCTGGAGCTACAGCTCCTGCTGGGGGGGGGCCCTGCCTATTGGTCTGTCTCCCAGCAGTCCCTGGCGTGGTCGCTGCCTCCCGTCACCTGTCACCCCTCCCGGCTGCCGGGACACAGCTCTCCGTGGCGGGGACCCTGCGAACAAGCCCAGGACGGCCTCCTGGAGTGAAGACTATGAGGTGAACGGCCCACGCACCCACAGAAACAGAGCCCCCTGCCAACCCGCCCCTGAGCCCAGGTGCCTGAATAAACCCAGCTGGGACCCCAAGAACCAGCCAGCCGAGCCCTGCTGACATTTCCAAATTGCACACTTGAGAGCTAAGCAAACGGTGATCATTTGAAGCCGCCGACTTCTGGGTGGTTTATAGGGATCTGCAGCTAATATGCGTCCTTTAAAACGACTCTGTCCCTGGGCGCCTTCGAGGACTGAGCCCTCTGTCAAGGTGCCAGCGAAGGCCTCCTCGCTCCCGAtctcggggtcccggggtccACCGCCGCCCCCCATCCCCGGTTCTCACTCGTGAGGATGACAATGCCTGTGATGAACAGCACAGCTGCGACCAGCAGCCCCCGCTTCCGGAGAGTGTCCTCGTCTGCAGAGGGAAGAGCGGAGAATGGCAAgagctgcctccctgcctcccgccTCCCACATCCTCCGGGGGGTAACTCACCGTAGGAGAAGGGGTCGTCCTCGCTGGAACCTGGGGGCACAGACAGGGACCAAGTCAGAGTTCGGCAAAAATTGTGGAGGGAAGCAGTGGATGGCAGAgtcgggggcaggggtgggggtaggggtgtaGCTTGGGCCTCGGCCTTGGGCAACTTAGAACAAAAGCCTCCGTGGCACACCCAGtggctcccaccacctccccacctcaGCTCCTCACTCGCCCCCTCACCCAGATGCTCCAGCCCCACCGGCCGCCCTGCTGGTGGCCATGCCTGGCCCctctcacctcagggcctttgcactggctgctgCCTCTGCCCGGAACACCCCCGCCCAGACATCCACGCgactccccctctgctccctctcagGGAGGTCTCCCCGGCCCTTTATGGGAAATACCCTCCAGTCACCTCTGACTCTATCTAATGCTGCTTCATTTCTCTTCAAAGCAGCTTTAAAGCACCTGATACATAATTCTTATGATTATGACTTATTGTCTctaccgccccccaccccaccagaaTGTCTGCTCCACGAGGGAAGAGATTTTGGTCCAtcctgttcactgctgtatctctGGTGCCGAGGACACAGTGGGTGCTTGAGAAtatgtcttgaatgaatgaatgaatgaatgaatgaactctcTTTGTGACCCGTGGACATGTCATTCCCATCCATTCAGTGGGGTTGGCTGGGCAGGAAGCGGAAGGTAAGACCACGAGGGGACGGATCAAGGTGTCCCTGAAGCAGAGCTCCCTGCTGGCCCTCCAAACTGATCTCAGGCGCAGGAGTAGGTCCAGCTGAGACCAGAAGAACCTCTCGACTGAGCCCAGACTGAACTTCCAAACTCCAGACTCGGGAGCTCCAGACTCGTGGTTGTCCTCCTAAGCTGCTGCAGTCATGCGTGGATTCATTCGTCTATCCGGACACTTTTTGGCTGTCTACCTTatacccccacccctccagccctcAAGTCACGTATCCACCTGACACATGGTCACGGAGCACTAGTTCACGCAGGGCAGGGTTCCAGGTGCCAGAAATACACAGAGAATAGGAAATAGCCTATTTCCAGTCTGGGAAGAGAGTTACTGACCAGTTGGCCCGAGTGGGGGGTCCCGCCTGATGTCTCTGCCTGGAGACTGTCTCTTGGAGGGCGTGGTGCCTTTGGTGGGTTCAGGAGAAGGAGTTGCTAAAAGGTAGCAGAGGGTGGAAGTGAGTCGTGGAGGAAACACAGGATGATGGGGACGATGTCGCTGTATGTGTGTCCCCAGGAGACACACTCCCCTCCATGTCTACACATGCAGGGGGCAGGAGCGGTATCCCCCCCTCCCACTCCTAACCTGGGCGCAGCAGGGAGGTAGGTGTGGAAATATTGACCAGCCTGCACCCCCTGGTTAAGACCAGCTGTCCCATCCCCCTGGCTCCTCCCCCAGGACCTCCTGGGCTGCCTCACAATGGGAGAAGCAAAGGAGAGTGTGTGTCTGAGCCAGGCAGGGGGCCCCCAGGACGGGGCCCAGCACCGGGAGACGCAGAACCTAGGGGTACTGGTtggttgtaaaatattttgtaggtCACTTCTGCTCCCAGACCAAAAATACTAGACTGTTCCTCTCCTTTAAAAAGTCGATGccacggggcgcctgggtggctcagtgggttaagcgtctgccttcagctcaaatcatgatcccgaggtcctgggatcgaacccgaCATGGGCTTCCGGCTCagcaggaaccctgcttctccctctctctctgcctctccccccaacttgtgctctctctctctctctctgtcaaataaataaataaaatcttaatttaaaaaagccaATGCCCCAAGGAAAATATCTGCCCTGCTGACACTGAGAAGTGTTCCCAGTGAAGTGGTCACCCCTGTCTGAGGCCCTACTATGAAGCCAACAGGCAGAAAAACTGCCTCACAGAGCCCAGGCTCCCAGGCCAATCTCAgcacctcacttttttttttttttttaagatgctatttattggagagagaccgagagcacagagcagggcagagggagagggagagggagaagcaggctccccacctccacacggagcggggagcctgatgtggggtctccatcccaggattctgggaccatgacctggattatcaaaggcaaatgcttgaccccactgagccccccaggcaccccagcacctCACTCCTTAAGTATGAACCGAAGGCAAGGATCCCGAGATGTTCAGCTGGAGGAAGGCTCGAGCCAGACAGTGAATGCAAAGGACAGCCTGGGTGCTGCGTGGTGCTCAGGCACGCTGGCCCTAGAGAGCCTGGGCTCAAACGCTGGTTCTGCCGCTCTGGGCTGTGTGGCCTAGGGCGGCACagtaacctctctgggcctccgcTGCCCTCCTGTAAATCGAGGTACAGACAGCCCCTCCCAcgcggggggtgtgggggggacaGTCCCTCCCATGCAGGGGGGCTGGGAGCCATGAACAAGTGAGCACAATGCTCACTCTGGGCAAATGCCTCCTGTCGCTGTTACCACGGTGCTGGCTCTCAGGCCTCCCTGCTTCCAGAAgcatcttcctctttcttggtggggactgctccccctccctcctcccgtccccccccccccccccaacggcCTCCTGGGTCTATCAGAACGCAGGCCACAAGGGGGAGCTTGTGACCCAGtctcctccttccctgggacCTTCCAACTTCCAAGTAGGCATGGGAGGCACAGCTGGGCGAAGTTAGGGAGCTCTGGAGCTTGCCCCGGGGACGGGCAGGAGCCAGTTTCCTCACCAGGCGGGGGACAAGACCCAGCACCAGAGAAACACAGacgaaggagggagagaggcgcTGGGGGCGGGCGGTCCTGCCCAGGTTCTGGGTGACCCCAAGGCTCCTCGATGGCTTTTATCACTTGGCTCCATgacacccccgcccccggcccacTTGAATGCCTGTCACGTGTAATCAGGAACACGATATAATAACACAGAGTGACTCTGTGTTATTATCAGGACTCAGGTCAACCAGGACTCACAGCAAGCAAAGATGTAAGAAGGTTTCCTCAACGGGGAGGTGTGGACACAGTCACCGTCCCCTCACCTTCCCTCTTTCGGAAAATAGAAAAGAGTTCTTCTCCGAGACGCTTCATTTCTATCTGTTGTGAAATTGTTTTAATAGACAGGCTCTGTCAGAATTGGGGGCTTCACCGCCATCACTGGAAACTATAACAAGGATAAAAATCCACGTGGGGGATGACACGGCCTTAGAGGCGATGGTCTTGTGCAGTGCCCAGTCTCAGAACTGTGCACACATGTCAGCCTGGGAATGGCCCAAGCTACAGTACTTTCCAGTAGGGGCTGCTCCTCAAATATGAGTCAGACAGACCTTGGGGCCACCTGCTGCCTCCCCCCTGGCTCAGCTTCCTTTCCCATGCCTCTAAAACGTTAACTACTCGCTGGTCCCAGGGAGAACTACCTCTTCCCTGACTCCAGGTCTATGCCGTTCAGGCAGAGCAGATCCTGCTCTCCAGCCCCACAGTGGGCACAAGACTCAGGCCTAACCAGTCAGAGCAGTACATGTCCCTGgctcccccgccacccccagccAGACGTGGGCATGTGACCCCAGGTGGGCCAATGACAGTCCATTAAACACCTTGGGCTAGAGATGAGAAAGAGAGGTGCTCTACCTGCTGGGTGTGTGACCTAAATAGAACTATGGGACTATCTGTGCCACCAAGAGAACTTGAGGACGTAGATAACAGGgctgagagacagagcaagccaGTTATGATGACAGTGCTTGAGCACCTTGATCCAGCTGTTCCTGAAACCATGAATCTGGATTTTACAGAACATATATAGCCATGAATCTATTTTAGCTTTAGTTGCCTTTGCAGTATTTTGCAACCGAAAAGCTCCTGCTCTCACATGAACAggtacataaaggaaaaaaagccacaCCCACATTTCCAAGGCACCAGCCCTATAAAGGAACCTGAATGAGAGTCCCAAGTCCAATCAGGTTTGGGGAATGCTTGCTGCAAATAAGCATTAATAAGACTCCAAGAAGTCCTGCCACAAAGAAATGTGTTTAACTTTAACTCAGAGTTTCCCTTGGACCGCAAAGCAAAACAGATGTCTCGAAAATGTATTAACAATTCCCCAAACGGGTGCTCCGAGAAATGTGCTCGGGGAGCTGCTGACCCAGATAGAGAATTAAACAAAATTTGCATGTTGCCCTTCTCGTTCCAGGACCTACCTCTCAGGCTGCTCTTGCCCGTTGTCATCGTCACCATCGCCCGATCCGCTGCTAGAAGCTCGGACGCTTCCGGGGGTTGTGGGGTCTGGGTCCCCTCCATCTGCTCCCATGTTGTTCCTACTCGGGTTGGATGAGCAAGGGGAGGGTGAGCAACGAGTGAATCAGGGACACTCAGGTCCACAAAACAGCAAggggccctctcccctccccaggctggTGAAAATCAAAGCTGTTCAGGCAGCAGGTGTCACTGCCTGGGCGGAAAAGGTGGGGGACGCGATGGCCCAGGGCTGGTGGTGGGGCTGATCCGTGCAACCATTTCCCAAGTGGCTTCGGAGACACGTTTCAGCATTtgtctcctccccccaccccccgccccaggtcgTGTTGTGGGTGAAAGCCAGGCCCTCGGGCCAGGCTCCAGGGTGCCGGTCCCAGCTGTGCGTCCCTGACTTGCTGCGACGCCTCGAGTGAGTCACTCCAAGCCTCTGTTTCCCTGTCTGTCAAGTGAGGTTGCTGCACCTCAGCGGGTTTGTGTGGGGATCAAATGATCAAACACAGGTAAGACATTGGGAACCGCGGCCGAGGTACAAGAAGCGCTTAGAGCCATTTGCTCAAGGAGCGGGGAGCGAGGTTGCTTATTGTGGCAACAGGTGCAGCAGAGGAGACCAAGATGTTGGGGAGCTGGGCATGGTTTCACCCCCACGCACGGGCCCCCGCACACCAGCACATGGGACGCGATCAGTGTTACATGGGAACTGGGAGGAGCCCCCCAACATACCCTTGCACGGGGCGGGTGGAGAAAGTTGCAGGACAGCAATCATTTTGCAAATGACCAGCTCACAAAAACGTACCGCCGGCCAGCATGGTTTCTGCCCGCAATACCCAGGTGGCACAGCACCACTGGGGGGCCCCCCCAATCCGGTGCTCGCAGTGGGGGCCTCTCAGAGACCAGAGTGGGGAACGCAACAAGGGATTTCATCTCGCCTATATGAATTTTATTACTTCCAAGCAGAACGTGTTTCTAGACGGCTGTATCGTTAAATATTGACGGAGAAAATCGGGGAGCCCTTTTTTGAATTCTGTTATACTGCAAGAAAGAGTTCAAAACTGGTCTGCACACTCAAAAAGGGGAAAAGATGCAGAGATGCAAGGAAGGCAAGAATGGCCTCGGCACATGGCGGGGTTGTAAAGCTCCATATATATGCCGTGAGCTGGGAGCTGGTTACACGGCGGTTCAGGTTAGGGTTTCCTCTGAAGTTGTACATTTATGGGGGGCTTTAGGGGTACTTTTCTATATACGTATTATTTTTCATGCTTTCGGAAGATTTGTTTTGAAAGACGTGGATGTGGGCGGCTGGCTGCCCCACCACAAAGTAAACCGGAGGATTCAGAGCTGGGGAACTGAAATGAGTAACCAAGGACCCAGAGTGTCGGGGGAAGAGGGGGAGCAGTGTCTGTCCCGGGCCCacgccgcgccccccccccccgcctcccctgcccCGCTCACCACCAGTCTGCAGGCCCATCCGAGGTGTGGACTGGGGTTCCCGGTGGACTGTGTCTGGAGTCCGCGAACAGGGGGAGGAGAGACAAGATGTGGAGAAGGTCCGTGGATGGAGAAATAACTCAATTTTGACATCATCGAAATGACTTCGTTAACCGAGTCGTTTGCTAACAGCCCGACGGCCCTGCCCGTGCCTCAGACCTCCCCTGCCTCAGCCGTCCCCTCCCGCAGAGGGACTCTCCCCTACTCAGAACCCATCCGCCTCTGGGAAGAGCCCCTGGAACTTTCTTTATGAACCACCCTTCCCTGGCTCTGCGTCCACTCATGCACTGAGGCTGGCACCAGCCTTGGTGGAGGTTGAACCTGAGACCCGGGTCTGGCCGACCGGCTTTGGCCTGTGGCCACAACGATCACCTCACGGTGGGACGTGTCACCTGAGCCTGGGCAGGGACACTCAGTCACGGGATGTTTGCTGGATTGGGAAGGACCACCCCTTTCCTCTGGCTTCTTAGCAGGTAGGACGGAAGCCTCAGGTCTCTAGGGGCCATCCTGGCCCCGTAAAAGGAAAATCCCGCTTGAGAATGAAGCCAACACAGGAGAAATAGAGCCGAGAGGCGGTGACAGGCTTCCTGAGAGCATCCTCTGAGCACCTAGACCAAGCCGTGCCTGAAGGTCCATCACCAGACTTTCCAGTTGCACAAACCCCAAATTCCCAAGCGGTCTGAGCTTGAGATTTTTCGGCTTTTGTGATTTGCAGTGACAGGATCTTGACAGATCCATCCCTCTTTCCTTACCTGGGACTGGTGGGGTCAAGGCATTAACGTTCACACTGGTTAGATCTGCTGGAGAAATGGATGTGGCCTCCTTCAATATCTGTCCTGAGAAATCAAGGGCGAGGAGTCAGAGAGGAGCCTCTGGTGCCCCTtctctcaccaccacccccttgcCCTCCCTTCAGAAGCTGTGGGCCGGAACTCGGGACACCTGGTAGAGCAGCGCGTGGACATTTGAAGGGGGGGTATCCATCCGCGGCCCTGGAGGTGTTTTAAGAAACCCCTGCGGCCAGGACCCGAACCCCAGCCCATCTGCCTGCCTGTCCTTGTGGGATGGGAGGCGCGATCTAGCCCAGCGAGCCCGGGGCCTGAAGTCAGGCCGGGGCCCTGGTCTCAAATTCTCCTCCCAGCAACTTCCTCGCCCCGTGACCTGGAGCAGGTGAAGtcccctctctgtgcttcagctgTCTCACCTGTCTCAcctgtggggacacctggatCTACTTCTCGGGGCTGTAGGGAGGGCGAAAGGACACGGCAGAGGGAAGCATCTCCCTCACCCCTGGATACGCAGCCGGTTACAGCCACTGCCCgccccctcctctctggcctggaccccctcccagggctccctggcctcacccctgccccctgcagtcTGCTCCCCGTCAACAGCCAGAGGGAGCCTGTGGACCCTGGGTCAGGGCAAAGCCCTGCTGGCTCCGACCCCCCCCACCTTGCTCCTAATAAAAGCCAAAAGACTCATGGGGCCCTCCCCCTGGTCTGTGACTACTTGGTGGCTGGCTGAAAGAACACATGAAAACCATTTTATCAAAGGCCAACGGGGACAGCTTCAGTGGAGGGTAGGCCCTGGTTCCAGGGGCAAGAAAGGTGGTCCTCTCCCCGCCTCGCCACTCACTAGCCTCCGGCACAGGGCACTGCCCGTTGCGGAGCCTCAGTaccctcatccataaaatgggcacGACAGTCCGTATAACCGAGTGGAAGTCGACATGAGTTCACACATGCAGCACCTGCCAGGTAGGAAGCCCCTGCAAATGCCCACCCCGGTCCTGCCTTCGAGAAACGCTTCCTAGGCCAAGAGTGAGACACCCCCAACCCTTGGGCGGGCCCCAGCTGGCCCCCCTTGCCTAATCGTGTATCACCCTGTATCCAGGCAGCTGCTTTGCTGGGAGCCTGGGCTTCCTGGCTGCTCAGTAGAAAACTGACACCAATGTCCCCGCCAAATCAAACTCAGTGGATTCTTCTTGGAGGTGAAATGGAGGATGCTCAGCAGGACAGGCTCTGGCCAGACTCATTGGAAGCGGCCACCCAGGTGCGAGGTGCCCACAGAGGGTGTAACCCTGGGCCCCTCACCGACACCTCACTTCCTGCTGCTGGCTCCGCAGGGCAGGGCAGCCGAATTCACCAGGTGCCCAAGCCAGTGCCCTCCAGGTGGGGGACTCTGGGGCGGAGGGGGGCAAGAGCTCAGCCTTACCTCTGGAGGGGAGAATCAGGCCAACGACGGTGAGGAGACACAGGTGACCAGAGAGCGACATCTATGGGGTGAGCAGGAACTGGGGTCAGCCATGACGTCACTGAGGCAGGCCCAGGACTGCACCGCCACCCCTCCCACCGGCCCCCCAGCCTGGTGGGATCCTGCAGCCCCTTCTTTACCCCCAGGCGAGCACCCCTGGCTTCAAGGGGCCCCTGCCAGGGCGGACAGCTGGTTCCCAGGGCGGGTGAGGTTTTAGGAGTGGAGGGCCCCGGCACCCACCCCCTGCTTCCATCCACAGGtccccaaagaaaacaagaagcatCCGAGCAATCT harbors:
- the FXYD5 gene encoding FXYD domain-containing ion transport regulator 5 isoform X2; the protein is MTEPVSVPARQRSPGHTLRPAAAAAAALCPRGCRLGTPSSDMSLSGHLCLLTVVGLILPSRGQILKEATSISPADLTSVNVNALTPPVPDTVHREPQSTPRMGLQTGGTTWEQMEGTQTPQPPEASELLAADRAMVTMTTGKSSLRATPSPEPTKGTTPSKRQSPGRDIRRDPPLGPTGSSEDDPFSYDEDTLRKRGLLVAAVLFITGIVILTSGKCRRLPQLCRNYNR
- the FXYD5 gene encoding FXYD domain-containing ion transport regulator 5 isoform X3 encodes the protein MSLSGHLCLLTVVGLILPSRGQILKEATSISPADLTSVNVNALTPPVPDTVHREPQSTPRMGLQTGGTTWEQMEGTQTPQPPEASELLAADRAMVTMTTGKSSLRATPSPEPTKGTTPSKRQSPGRDIRRDPPLGPTGSSEDDPFSYDEDTLRKRGLLVAAVLFITGIVILTSGKCRRLPQLCRNYNRIVSKAQPGREDPDGARAGADGPRPLCSPPCPP
- the FXYD5 gene encoding FXYD domain-containing ion transport regulator 5 isoform X1, which codes for MTEPVSVPARQRSPGHTLRPAAAAAAALCPRGCRLGTPSSDMSLSGHLCLLTVVGLILPSRGQILKEATSISPADLTSVNVNALTPPVPDTVHREPQSTPRMGLQTGGTTWEQMEGTQTPQPPEASELLAADRAMVTMTTGKSSLRATPSPEPTKGTTPSKRQSPGRDIRRDPPLGPTGSSEDDPFSYDEDTLRKRGLLVAAVLFITGIVILTSGKCRRLPQLCRNYNRIVSKAQPGREDPDGARAGADGPRPLCSPPCPP